A window of Microbispora hainanensis genomic DNA:
CCACACGTCCCCGATGAGCTGCTCCACGCCGTACGGGCTCGCGCCGTCCGGGAACGCCCCGGCGGGCGCGGGCCGGGCGGCGCGGTGGCCGAGGTTGGCCCAGCGCCCGAGATGGCCGGGGTCGGCCTCGCCCCAGGGATACCTGCGGCCGCCGCACGCCTTCTCCCACTCGGCCTCGGTCGGCAGGCGCTTGCCCGCCCACCGGGCGTACGCGTCGGCCTCGTACCAGGAGACGTGCTGCACCGGCTCGTCCGGCGGCACCGGCTCCTCCCGGCCGAACCGGACCCGCCACCAGGTGCCGCCGTCGCGCGTCCAGAATAGCGGGGCCTCCACGCCGTTGCGCTCGGCCCACTCCCACCCCTGGGGCAGCCACCAGCGCGGGTCGCGGTAGCCGCCGTCCTCGATGAACTCCATGTAGGCCCCGTTGGTGACGGGGTGGCGGTCGATCAGGTAGCCCGGCAGGTAGAGCCGGTGGGCCGGCCGCTCGTTGTCGTACGCCCAGCCGATGGTGTCGGTGCCCATCCTGAAGACGCCGCCGGGGATGTGGACCTCGGGGTCGGCGGCGGGCCTGCCCGGCGGCAGCTCCCCGTCGCGGACCAGGCCGGGCCGCCGGGACAGCTGGATCGTGGCGAGCATGGTCTCGTCGTGCTGGTGCTCGTGCTGCAGCACCAGCCCGAAGACGTAGCCGCCGGACCGCAGCGGATCGGGGTCGGTCAGGTCCACCTGGTCGAGGACGTCGAGCACCCGGCCGCGTACGCCGGAGACGTACTTCCTGGCCTCGGCCGGGCCGAGCAGCGGGAGGGACGGCCGGTCCTTGCGCGGGTGTCTGAACGCGTCGTAGAGCTGGTCGATCTCCGGGCGCAGCGGCTCGATGCCGCCCACCTCGCGCAGCACCCACAGCTCCTCGTAGTTGCCGACGTGGGCGAGGTCCCAGACCAGCGGCGACATCAGCGGCGAGTGCTGGCGCACGAGCAGGTCGTCGTCGGCGTCGGTGTAGGCCAGCGACCGCTCGCGTACGGCGGCGAGCTCGGCCGCGATCCGCTCCTTCAGGCCGGTCGGGCCGGCGTTGCCGAGAACGGCGTCGAGATCGGTCACGCGAGTATCTCCTCCATCTGATCGGCGGCCGGCGATCGGCCGGACTCGATGTGCCGAGAGGCGAACGCGCGGACCCGGGCGACCAGCGCGGGCTCGGCCCCGAGGCGGGGCAGGGCCTCGGCGGCGGCGCGGAAGCAGGCCGAGGCCGACCGGCGCAGGCCGGGGTCGGCGAGACCGAGACGGGCGGCGTCCGCCCATCGGTGGGCGACCGGCCGGGCCGCCTCCATGGCGATCGCGGCGGCCCTGTCGTCGGTGACGAGCGCGTGGACGACGGCCACGCACACGGGCCACTCGGCGGCCCCCTGCGCGTCGAGGTAGCGCACCTCCAGCCAGCCCCGGGGCCGTACGGGCGGGAAGAGCGTGGTGGCGTGGTAGGCGAGGTCGGCCTCGCCGGGAGGCCGCCCGGCCACGCGCGCGAAGTCGCGGAACGCCGAGCCGTCGAGCACCGGCCGGAGCCCGCCGGACCCCCGGACCAGCATCAGCCGGGCGTCGAGGAGGTAGCGCGCCCAGTCGCCCACCGGGTCGCCGCGCCCGTCGAAGTCCCGGGCGACCGGCGCGGTCCTGCTCGGGTCGAGCCTGCCCCACACGGCCTGGCGGCCGGAGGCCCACCCGTCGAAGGGCGAGTTGGCGAAGGCCGCCACCAGCACCGGGCCGAGCGCGTGGGCGCGTTCCCAGCGGGCCCGGGGGTCGGCGCCGAAGTCCAGGTTGACCTGGATCGACGCCGTCGAGCACATCATCGTCAGGCCGTGCGGCCGTTCCAGGAACGCGGCCATCGCCTCATACCTGGGCTCTCGTAACTGCCGCACGGCCGGGCGCAGGGTGTCCAGGCCCCGGCCGCCCAGCCGCAGCCCGGCCCGGGCGAGCGCGAGCCGTACGGCGTCGACGTCGGCGGTGAGCCTGGCGACGGCGACGGGCAGGACGTCGGGCGGGGCGGACAGTTCGAGCTGCCCGCCCGGCTCGAACGTCACCCGGCTGCCGCCCGTGAGCGTGGGAAGCGCCCCCGCGATCCGGGCGATGGGGACGGGAAGCATGGGGTTGTCCGCGTCGAAGACCAGGAACTCCAGCTCGACGCCCAACCGGTCGGAGGTGACCCCGCGGAAGCAGTCCCTGGCGTACCTCTGCACGTCGGTCATTCGCCCCCCATCGGGCCGAGGTCTGCCGACTATGTCGCGCCGAGTCAGCTTTCCCCGTAATTGCCCCATTCAACCTGAAACCCATCCAAACAGGTAGCTATCGGGCGTCACACCCCGCCGATCAGCCCTCGTCACGCATCCGGATCACCGAGGGCCGCACCCACGCCCGCCACCTTGGCGAGCACCACGCCCTTCCGCCGTACGAGGCGGGCGAGGCCGATCACGCCGGGGACCCACAGAACCCCCGGCGTAGCGGAGGAGCGTCGCGCCGACGCCCACGGCGCCCGGATTGTGCGCGTAGACCGCCCGAGCCTGCCGGTCGCGGGCGGCAACGACCGGCAGGCTTGAGAGGGGATGTACGTTGCGTACGAGGATCAGACGGGCGACGTCGGCGGGATCTCCATCACACCGATAGCGGCCAGGCCGATCAGATGCGTTCCGACGCTCCGCGCCTCGCCTATCGTCAGCTCTACAAAGGAGCGATCCTCGATGCTCAGGTGGACGCGGGGCTCGGCGTCACCCGGCCCGAGGCTGAGATCGATCCACATCCACTGCGGCTGCCCGGCCAGGGGGATCGCGTTCAGCTCGATGGACCGCAGCCAGGCGTTGTGAATGCGCTCACCAGGAGGCTCATCGATGTGGGGCTCCACGCACCAGGGCGGGCACGACCGGCGCGAACGCTCAGCCGTACGGCCCGGCCGGAAAGGCATGCCCCACGTAGCTGGTCCCTTCCGATTGCGGAGGCCGACTCCGGCGGACGTCGTGATGCGGTTTCCGATCATCGGAGCACCGCCATCTCGGCCAGGCTCTCCTGTTCCGCGATGGCCTGACACAGTTCGCGCAGGTTGTCGGCGTCGACGGTACGGCAAGCACCCGCCTGCTCGGCCTCCGATGGGAACGGCCGTTCACGGCTCGCCCAGAAGCGGCCGGCGTCGCTCCTCATGATCCGCCACCCGGCGAACTCCGTGCCGGGCGCAGCGGCCCTATCTTGGGTCATGGGTCAGGAACCTCGCTTCCTGATCAAGGACCCGTCCGATCGTG
This region includes:
- the egtB gene encoding ergothioneine biosynthesis protein EgtB, with translation MTDLDAVLGNAGPTGLKERIAAELAAVRERSLAYTDADDDLLVRQHSPLMSPLVWDLAHVGNYEELWVLREVGGIEPLRPEIDQLYDAFRHPRKDRPSLPLLGPAEARKYVSGVRGRVLDVLDQVDLTDPDPLRSGGYVFGLVLQHEHQHDETMLATIQLSRRPGLVRDGELPPGRPAADPEVHIPGGVFRMGTDTIGWAYDNERPAHRLYLPGYLIDRHPVTNGAYMEFIEDGGYRDPRWWLPQGWEWAERNGVEAPLFWTRDGGTWWRVRFGREEPVPPDEPVQHVSWYEADAYARWAGKRLPTEAEWEKACGGRRYPWGEADPGHLGRWANLGHRAARPAPAGAFPDGASPYGVEQLIGDVWEWTDSWFQPYPGYRCFPYEEYSKVFFGETYRVLRGGSWATHPSAVRTTFRNWDYPIRRQIFAGFRCARSEE
- the egtA gene encoding ergothioneine biosynthesis glutamate--cysteine ligase EgtA, with amino-acid sequence MTDVQRYARDCFRGVTSDRLGVELEFLVFDADNPMLPVPIARIAGALPTLTGGSRVTFEPGGQLELSAPPDVLPVAVARLTADVDAVRLALARAGLRLGGRGLDTLRPAVRQLREPRYEAMAAFLERPHGLTMMCSTASIQVNLDFGADPRARWERAHALGPVLVAAFANSPFDGWASGRQAVWGRLDPSRTAPVARDFDGRGDPVGDWARYLLDARLMLVRGSGGLRPVLDGSAFRDFARVAGRPPGEADLAYHATTLFPPVRPRGWLEVRYLDAQGAAEWPVCVAVVHALVTDDRAAAIAMEAARPVAHRWADAARLGLADPGLRRSASACFRAAAEALPRLGAEPALVARVRAFASRHIESGRSPAADQMEEILA